Proteins encoded within one genomic window of Microbacterium sp. zg-B185:
- a CDS encoding sigma 54-interacting transcriptional regulator: MTTSPSAITTTGQLRASGHTYRPLRVELRENLLSALADGRDPWPGIHGFDSTVIPQLERALLAGHDVVLLGERGQGKTRLLRSLSGLLDEWSPVIAGSELGEHPFHPVTPASVRRAAELGDDLPVTWRHRSERYVEKLATPDTSVADLIGDVDPIKVAEGRSLGDPETIHYGLIPRSHRGIVAINELPDLAERIQVSLLNVMEERDIQIRGYLLRLDLDVLVVATANPEDYTNRGRIITPLQDRFGAEIRTHYPQTIEEEVAVIRQEADLVATVPAHLLEVLARFTRNLRDSDAVDQRAGVSARFAIAGAETIAAAALHRATRQHEEVGVARPVDLETAVDVLGGKIEFETGEEGRERPILEHLLRTAIAETARTHLRGIDAAALVDALHDGATVMTGEQVPAADVLAAMPVLGESDLYDEVAERLDARTPGERAGALELLLEALYLERRISKDSAAGESVYG; encoded by the coding sequence ATGACAACATCGCCATCAGCGATCACCACGACGGGACAGCTGCGCGCGTCGGGGCACACCTATCGGCCGCTGCGCGTGGAGCTGCGTGAGAACCTCCTCTCAGCGCTGGCCGACGGGCGCGACCCGTGGCCCGGCATCCACGGGTTCGACTCCACGGTGATCCCCCAGCTGGAGCGCGCGCTGCTGGCCGGACATGACGTGGTCCTGCTGGGCGAGCGCGGTCAGGGCAAGACCCGGCTGCTGCGCAGCCTCTCCGGACTGCTGGACGAGTGGTCGCCGGTGATCGCCGGGTCCGAACTGGGTGAGCACCCGTTCCATCCGGTCACGCCCGCCTCGGTTCGACGCGCAGCCGAACTGGGCGACGACCTGCCGGTGACCTGGCGGCATCGCTCCGAGCGATACGTCGAGAAGCTCGCCACTCCGGACACGTCGGTGGCCGATCTGATCGGTGACGTCGACCCGATCAAAGTGGCCGAGGGTCGCTCGCTCGGAGACCCCGAGACCATCCACTACGGTCTGATCCCACGCAGCCACCGTGGAATCGTCGCGATCAACGAATTGCCCGATCTTGCCGAGCGCATCCAGGTGTCGCTGCTTAATGTGATGGAGGAACGCGACATCCAGATCCGCGGCTACCTGCTTCGGCTCGACCTGGACGTCCTGGTCGTCGCCACGGCCAACCCCGAGGACTACACCAACCGAGGACGGATCATCACGCCGCTGCAGGACCGGTTCGGCGCGGAGATCCGCACGCACTATCCGCAGACCATCGAGGAGGAGGTGGCCGTCATCCGCCAAGAGGCCGACCTGGTCGCCACGGTTCCCGCCCACCTGCTCGAGGTGCTGGCGCGCTTCACCCGCAATCTTCGGGATTCGGATGCCGTGGACCAGCGGGCGGGTGTGTCGGCGCGCTTCGCCATCGCCGGGGCCGAGACGATCGCGGCCGCAGCTCTGCACCGCGCCACGCGTCAGCACGAGGAGGTCGGGGTGGCGCGACCGGTGGACCTCGAGACCGCCGTGGACGTGCTGGGGGGAAAGATCGAGTTCGAGACGGGTGAGGAAGGCCGCGAGCGTCCCATCCTCGAGCATCTGCTGCGCACCGCGATCGCAGAGACTGCTCGCACGCACCTGCGGGGCATCGACGCGGCAGCGTTGGTGGACGCGCTGCACGACGGGGCCACGGTGATGACGGGTGAGCAGGTCCCCGCCGCCGATGTCCTCGCCGCGATGCCGGTCCTCGGCGAGTCCGATCTGTACGACGAGGTGGCCGAGCGACTCGATGCGCGGACCCCGGGCGAGCGGGCGGGCGCTCTGGAGCTGCTGCTCGAGGCGCTCTACCTGGAGCGGCGCATCAGCAAGGACAGCGCGGCGGGGGAGAGCGTGTATGGGTGA